The nucleotide window AGCTCAGCCGGAGTGTTTGGCTGGATGGGGACTGGTGCTGGATGATGAGTCCCTTTCAGGTTCAGGATCAGACCAAAGTCATGGTGATGGATAACATTGTTTATCTGTTGAATCAGTTCTTGGCGCAGACTTGCTTTGATCATGTTCTGTTCAGCTGGGTCATGGATCAGCCGGAAACTGTCCAACAAATTTACAATCGGCTGCAGGGAAATTTCACGTTTTATCACTTCACCTTGCAGCCTTCACCACTCCAGCTTCGCAGACAGCTGCAGCAGGATATCGACCGAGGTCTGCGGACAGCTGACTGTATCCCGCAAAGTCTGTCACGCTTGACCCATTATGATCAAATTGATTCAGAAAAAATCAAAATCAATGGACAATCTCCGGAAACAATTACCCGGGAAATTCTCAGTCGTTTGAAATAGCTGTGTTATTTCTATTTTATACGGCTTTTCAGTTGGATTCAAATTTGCTTCCTACACCTTATTGAACAAACTTAATGTTGAACAGATTTACTGCTTCAGAAGGCAAAAATTTTACAGTCTCATTAATTTCCTTTTGTCAAAATAATCGATATCTTCTTATTGATAGTCAGATTGAGAATGACGCCGACCGATATGCGGTTCAAATGTAAATAGGCTGCCTCTGACAGCTTCGTATGCTTTCCTTTTTCGATATCAATTCTCTCATTCTTGTATCTAACGATTTCACAAAAAAAGCTCCTTTCCCCTCGGAAAAGAAGCTCTTTGCCGCATTACAGAAACATGGCGGAATTAAAAGAACATGTGTTCGACAAAAATTCGCAGACCGATCAAGATCAGAATCACGCCGCCCAAAACACGCGCCTTTTCTTTGACCATTGAGCCAAAGCGCTTTCCGGCCGCAGCCCCGATCAGACTTAACCCGAATGTAATCCCGCAAATCAATAGACAGGCTGTAAAAATATTGACGTGAATCACCGCAAAGCTGATGCCCACGGCCAGCGCGTCAATACTTGTCGCAACCGCCTGCATCAAAATCGTAGGCAAGGTCAGCGTCTTGCCTGAACATTCCACACATTCCGGTTCATGACTTTCCTGCCAGGCTTCTTTGATCATATTCAGCCCGATCACACCCAATAAGATCAAAGCGATCCAGTGGTCAATCGAAGCGATCGCATCGCTGAACATCCGGCCGCAGAAATATCCGATCAGCGGCATGAGTCCCTGAAATAATCCAAAAGCACCGGAAGTTATCAGTGCTTCCTTGCGATGAAAGTTCTCATAACATAAACCATCGGTAATCGACACCGCAAAAGCATCCATAGCCAACCCCACCGCCAGCATGATCAACGTTGCCGCATCCATAACATTTGCATCCATCAGTATTCCCTCTTTCTTCCTAAAAAAAGACCCAGGCATAAGCTCGTTAAAGCCTATGCTTGAGTCTTGTTCATTAAGCCAAACCAGGCGGCAAAGCGCCATTGTGTTGATTTGACACGCGGATTCTTTCCACGCAAACTACTCCCTCAAGAAGTATGTTCAATATACCAAAGTTTGGATGAAGATGCAAGTCTTTCCGGCACTTTTTCCGCCAACTTCGACAAGCTGGCGGCATTGTCCCCTTCTTATTTGAAATTGCCAATCCACAGCGGGCTGCCAATGGCTTTCAGATGATCCTGAAATTCATGGGTTCCGTTGAGAACATCGCGCTGATTGACCAGTTCAATTTGATTTTCAATAATCCAGTTTTTAAAGGTTTCACTGGTACACGCCTGCAGCTCTTTGCATCGATGGATGTTGCACGTCGATTCTTCCATGATATGATCGTCACAATAACCAGGATGCCAACCGTACAGAAAGACCTCTTCCGCTTCCGTCCATTGCAGCGACATCATTTTTTCCAGCGGATTGTAATCCTTGAAATCTTCCAGCTTATAACTGGAATTGGTCGCTAAACCGGAAGAATAGTAGCGCAGGTCCTTGTATTGAGGGTCACAAACCGTGGGATGACGATGATCCGGAGCACTGGAAAAGATATTGTGTGCGATGCCGTATTTTTCCACAATGGCTTTAAATGCCTTTTCCAGAGGCAGATCGCTGTTTTTCACATTTGCAACATCTGGGTATTTCCCTAAAATGCTGTAGCACAGCTTCATCTGGGCATCGAATTCTTTGAGCGCCTCCTCATAGGTCGCTTCCTGCATCCGTTCCGGATGCCGATGTCCCCATTTAAACCGCCCTTTCTCATCGACTAAAGAAGGAACTTCTTCCGGCGGCAGGACCGGACTTTCCCACAGGTGGCGATGCCAACCGATGGACAGCCATGGCTTGTCCTTTAACCAATGCAATGCCGCAATGGTATCAGGGGAATCAAACATGACGTCGGCCGAAGAAGCAACGCCGCAGTCAAAAGCACGATAAGCTCCCATATCATAAGCGGGGGTATAACCTAAATCGTCAACTCTGAAAACCAATCTTTTTCTCATTTCCATTATCCTCATCTTTCTGTGAACATTATACAGAATGGCAAGCCGCCTTCGATTGCAGAAAAAGTTTTTATAACAAGGAAAAAGCTGACATTTAACGCTCCAAAAACAGCGGTTTCATGACAAAAACATAAAAACAGTCCGCGGATCAGACTGTTTCTATTCTTCATAAGGTAATAAACTTCACTGCCGGCATTTCATTGTATTTTTATCTGCCGTCTTTGCCTTGGCTGCGGCACAGGCCTGATATAAAAGCGGCTGAATGTCCGGATACGTCAGTTCAGCAGGGAGCTGCGCAAACCAATCCGTCTGAGCGATCTCAAACTCAGGCAGCGGACCTGAAATCCCGCCGGTTCCCCAATAAAGCATGCCGCTGTCACTTTTTTCCTGTTGATGGACAGTATAAATACACAGAGGTTCTAAATGGGCCTCGGTGATGCCGGTTTCTTCCCACAGCTCACGTTTGGCAGCCTGCATGGGTGTTTCCCCCAGTTCAAGGTGCCCGCCCGGTATTTCCCAAGTAGTTCTGAGATGATGCCGCACTAACAGCACCTGATCCGCGTTAAACAGAACGATCACAACATATTTTAACGTAACCGCAGCCCCGCAGGGATGAAAGCTGACCTCAATCTTTTCCATATCCGACTCCTTTTTCAGCATCTTAACCGATTTTTGAGCTGATCCTCCGGAAATTTTCATTTTTCTTCGCTTTTTTTATCTCCAATCGGACAGGATGAAAGCTGCAGCTACATCATCGGCGCAAACAGATTCAGCACCGCCCGGATTAAGCGCACAACCGCCGGCGTTTTGCGGCAGTCCTCCAGCGTGATCTCGCAGCAATCTTTCAGCGTATCGAGATAATCCTGCTTCATCTCTTTGATAATCGAACTCTTATAGGTCAGTACACCGCATTCAAAATGCAGGTAATAGCTGCGGTAATCCATATTGGTCGTCCCGCACAAGCCGATCTCATCATCACTGACAAACGATTTGGAATGAATAAAACCTGGCGTGTATTCATAAATTTTAACCCCGGCTTTTAACAGCGGTTCGTAATTGGCACGGGTGACCATAAAGACCAGTTTTTTATCCGGAACATGCGGCACGGTGATGCGCACATCGACACCGGCCTTCGCTGCCGTTTCCAAAGCCCGCTGCATTTCATAACCGATGATCAGATAGGGAGTATGGATGTAAACATAATGTCGTGCCTGATTGATGATGTTAAAGTGAATGGTTGCCCCAACTTCTTCCTCATCCGTCGGACTGTCGGAAAACGGCTGGATATAACCATCGCTGACCGGCTGTTCCTCCGGCTTATAGACGGGCCAGTAATCGTCATAATTGCTCGGCGGCATCGCCTTGTAAACAAAATTCCAGAACTGCAGAAACATGACGGTCAGGCTCCAGACCGCATCGCCTTTGAGCATCACAGCTGTGTCTTTCCAATGCCCGTATTTTTCATAGGCATTGATATACTCGTCTGCCAGGTTGATGCCTCCAACAAACCCGACCTTGCCGTCGATCACACAGATTTTGCGGTGATCACGGTTGTTCATCTGAATCACCAGCTGTGCTTTTAACGGATTAAAGACCGCACAGCGGATACCCAGCTTTTCCAGGATTTTACGGTAATTAGCCGGCAGCGTATAGACACAGCCTGCATCGTCATACATGACCCGCACATCGACGCCCTGCTTTACCTTTTCAATTAGGATTTCCAGAATTGAATCCCACATGATGCCGTTGTCAATGATGAAGTATTCCAGAAAGATATACCGTTCGGCTTTTTTTAATTCTTCCAGCATGTGCCAGAATTTGATTTCACCGGTCGGACAATAGGTCGCTTCCGTATTCTTATATACCGGATAATAAGCGTTGTTGACAACATAGCGGAACTGTTTGGCGGCCTGTTCATCCTGACCTTCGATCTCCGCCAGAATTTTCTCATTGCGCGGCAGGACCGGATGCGTTCGGGCCGCTTCGATCATCGCTTCCCGCCGCAGGGCTTTCGGCATTTTCCGTCCGCCGAACATCAGATAAAACAATCCGCCGAACAGCGGAAAAACGAGAACCAGAATAATCCAAGCCAGCTTGTAGGAAGGATTTTCCTGGCGATTGACAATGTAGATAATCAAAAAGAAATTGAGAAAGCGAAGCAGATTGCTGACGAGCTTAAACCCCGACAGACTGACCATTACACCAATGATCAGACCTAATTGAAGCAAGATTAAAACCGCCACAATGAAAAGACGGTTCGCCATGATATTCAGCAGTTTTTTCATTAACGTTCCTTCTTTCCCAGCCGCAGATCAGCCCACTGCTCGACGACCCGCACACCGGACAGATCAAGAAAGGACTGAACTTC belongs to Holdemania massiliensis and includes:
- a CDS encoding AAA family ATPase is translated as MQKVIFISGTMGSGKTTISRLCNEKLSRSVWLDGDWCWMMSPFQVQDQTKVMVMDNIVYLLNQFLAQTCFDHVLFSWVMDQPETVQQIYNRLQGNFTFYHFTLQPSPLQLRRQLQQDIDRGLRTADCIPQSLSRLTHYDQIDSEKIKINGQSPETITREILSRLK
- a CDS encoding NUDIX hydrolase; translation: MEKIEVSFHPCGAAVTLKYVVIVLFNADQVLLVRHHLRTTWEIPGGHLELGETPMQAAKRELWEETGITEAHLEPLCIYTVHQQEKSDSGMLYWGTGGISGPLPEFEIAQTDWFAQLPAELTYPDIQPLLYQACAAAKAKTADKNTMKCRQ
- a CDS encoding ChbG/HpnK family deacetylase; this translates as MRKRLVFRVDDLGYTPAYDMGAYRAFDCGVASSADVMFDSPDTIAALHWLKDKPWLSIGWHRHLWESPVLPPEEVPSLVDEKGRFKWGHRHPERMQEATYEEALKEFDAQMKLCYSILGKYPDVANVKNSDLPLEKAFKAIVEKYGIAHNIFSSAPDHRHPTVCDPQYKDLRYYSSGLATNSSYKLEDFKDYNPLEKMMSLQWTEAEEVFLYGWHPGYCDDHIMEESTCNIHRCKELQACTSETFKNWIIENQIELVNQRDVLNGTHEFQDHLKAIGSPLWIGNFK
- a CDS encoding manganese efflux pump MntP family protein, with amino-acid sequence MDANVMDAATLIMLAVGLAMDAFAVSITDGLCYENFHRKEALITSGAFGLFQGLMPLIGYFCGRMFSDAIASIDHWIALILLGVIGLNMIKEAWQESHEPECVECSGKTLTLPTILMQAVATSIDALAVGISFAVIHVNIFTACLLICGITFGLSLIGAAAGKRFGSMVKEKARVLGGVILILIGLRIFVEHMFF
- the cls gene encoding cardiolipin synthase — its product is MKKLLNIMANRLFIVAVLILLQLGLIIGVMVSLSGFKLVSNLLRFLNFFLIIYIVNRQENPSYKLAWIILVLVFPLFGGLFYLMFGGRKMPKALRREAMIEAARTHPVLPRNEKILAEIEGQDEQAAKQFRYVVNNAYYPVYKNTEATYCPTGEIKFWHMLEELKKAERYIFLEYFIIDNGIMWDSILEILIEKVKQGVDVRVMYDDAGCVYTLPANYRKILEKLGIRCAVFNPLKAQLVIQMNNRDHRKICVIDGKVGFVGGINLADEYINAYEKYGHWKDTAVMLKGDAVWSLTVMFLQFWNFVYKAMPPSNYDDYWPVYKPEEQPVSDGYIQPFSDSPTDEEEVGATIHFNIINQARHYVYIHTPYLIIGYEMQRALETAAKAGVDVRITVPHVPDKKLVFMVTRANYEPLLKAGVKIYEYTPGFIHSKSFVSDDEIGLCGTTNMDYRSYYLHFECGVLTYKSSIIKEMKQDYLDTLKDCCEITLEDCRKTPAVVRLIRAVLNLFAPMM